Proteins encoded within one genomic window of Nonomuraea gerenzanensis:
- a CDS encoding SDR family NAD(P)-dependent oxidoreductase: MDLQLSGRVAVVTGASKGIGLAVARTLAEEGAHVVAASRTPADALADAKVTHVAVDLMDPAAPARVVERAVAEFGGVDIVVNNAGGPPPGATLPRAGFMTPDDADWAAMFEFNLFSAVRMIRAAVPYLLERGGGSIVNVSSTMGRQAGAVNVDYSAAKAAVLALSKSLSAEYAPQGIRVNTVTPGAVLTDWWTKEGGAAEVFGGMVGADRDSVITEVAPAMMGLATGRLVHPQEIADAVALLASPRSGSTTGAEFVIDGGQLKEI, from the coding sequence ATGGATCTGCAGCTTTCCGGCCGCGTCGCCGTCGTCACCGGCGCGTCCAAGGGCATCGGCCTGGCCGTCGCCCGCACCCTGGCCGAGGAGGGCGCCCACGTGGTCGCCGCCTCCCGCACCCCCGCGGACGCCCTGGCCGACGCCAAGGTCACGCACGTCGCGGTGGACCTCATGGACCCGGCCGCGCCGGCGCGCGTCGTCGAGCGGGCCGTGGCGGAGTTCGGCGGGGTGGACATCGTGGTCAACAACGCCGGCGGGCCGCCGCCCGGCGCGACCCTGCCGCGGGCCGGCTTCATGACGCCGGACGACGCGGACTGGGCGGCCATGTTCGAGTTCAACCTGTTCTCGGCCGTCCGGATGATCCGGGCCGCCGTGCCGTACCTGCTGGAGCGCGGCGGCGGCTCGATCGTCAACGTCTCCTCCACCATGGGCAGGCAGGCCGGCGCCGTGAACGTCGACTACAGCGCCGCCAAGGCCGCTGTGCTGGCGCTGAGCAAGTCCCTGTCCGCCGAGTACGCCCCCCAGGGCATCAGGGTCAACACCGTCACGCCAGGCGCGGTGCTGACGGACTGGTGGACCAAGGAGGGCGGCGCGGCCGAGGTCTTCGGCGGCATGGTCGGCGCCGACAGGGACAGCGTGATCACCGAGGTCGCTCCTGCGATGATGGGGCTGGCCACCGGCCGGCTCGTGCACCCGCAGGAGATCGCCGACGCGGTGGCGCTGCTCGCCTCGCCCCGGTCGGGCAGCACGACGGGCGCCGAGTTCGTGATCGACGGCGGTCAGCTCAAGGAGATCTGA
- a CDS encoding RNA polymerase sigma factor, with product MITQPAVRGADADLVRASWTEPEAFAELFDRYSAMLYRYVSRRLGPEPAEDLVGETFLVAFSRRKSYDLAYPDARPWLFGILTKLVSRHHRTEAARYRALLRAPVEAEVESPADRVAAGVTAQAVRGELAGALAALPARDRDVLLLIAWGDLTYEEAARALGIPVGTVRSRLNRGRRKVRAALGDTNPMEEE from the coding sequence ATGATCACGCAACCCGCCGTCAGGGGTGCGGACGCCGACCTCGTACGAGCCTCGTGGACAGAACCCGAGGCCTTCGCCGAGCTCTTCGACCGCTACTCCGCCATGCTCTACCGGTACGTCTCCCGGCGCCTCGGCCCAGAACCGGCCGAGGACCTCGTCGGTGAGACGTTCCTGGTCGCCTTCTCCCGCAGGAAGAGCTACGACCTGGCCTACCCGGACGCCAGGCCGTGGCTCTTCGGCATTCTCACCAAGCTCGTCTCCCGCCACCACCGCACCGAGGCGGCCCGCTACCGGGCCCTGCTCCGCGCCCCTGTGGAGGCCGAGGTGGAGTCGCCCGCCGACCGGGTGGCGGCCGGGGTGACCGCCCAGGCCGTGCGCGGCGAGCTGGCCGGCGCCCTGGCGGCGCTGCCCGCCAGGGACCGCGACGTGCTGCTGCTGATCGCCTGGGGCGACCTGACGTACGAGGAGGCCGCCAGGGCGCTCGGCATCCCCGTGGGCACCGTGCGCTCCCGCCTCAACAGGGGCAGGCGGAAGGTCCGTGCCGCGCTCGGCGACACCAACCCGATGGAGGAGGAGTGA
- a CDS encoding LCP family protein, giving the protein MDDLKLLRDFGAHLEHQPQPTLVRQRERLLSGARPRRRWPTWWTAGLVAVATAAAVGTPVALVATRHTAAPPAGTDTVDVSGARNVLVIGSDTREGAGNERYGPLSARMDVGQRSDTIMIVHLPADRGRAIALSVSRDTIVRIPRCGSEPARTDLINSAYAKGGVSCLRATLEKLTGLRLDHTVDVDFAGFKQMVDAVGGVTVKLPQPVDDRAAKLKLPAGESVLNGEQALGYVRLRHYGDGSDFARIKRQQVVALALLRKVQRQVIADPAKLRAFLGEIRQAVRTDLSLEEMYELGRQLQEVRMSVVAVPWQPHPDDRNRVQWKQPEAGRLFASLK; this is encoded by the coding sequence ATGGACGACCTGAAGCTGCTCCGCGACTTCGGGGCACACCTGGAGCACCAGCCGCAGCCGACCCTCGTCCGGCAGCGGGAGCGCCTGCTGAGCGGCGCCCGCCCCCGGCGCAGGTGGCCCACGTGGTGGACGGCCGGGCTGGTGGCCGTCGCCACGGCCGCCGCCGTCGGCACGCCCGTGGCGCTCGTCGCCACCCGGCACACGGCCGCCCCGCCCGCCGGGACGGACACGGTCGACGTGAGCGGCGCCAGGAACGTGCTGGTGATCGGCTCCGACACGCGCGAGGGCGCGGGCAACGAGCGGTACGGCCCCCTGTCGGCCAGGATGGACGTGGGCCAGCGCTCCGACACCATCATGATCGTGCACCTCCCCGCCGACCGGGGCAGGGCCATCGCGCTCAGCGTCTCGCGCGACACCATCGTCCGGATCCCCCGCTGCGGCTCGGAGCCCGCCAGGACCGACCTGATCAATTCGGCCTACGCCAAGGGCGGCGTGTCCTGCCTCAGGGCGACGCTGGAGAAGCTGACCGGGCTGCGGCTGGACCACACGGTGGACGTGGACTTCGCCGGGTTCAAGCAGATGGTGGACGCCGTCGGCGGCGTGACCGTCAAGCTTCCACAGCCTGTGGACGACCGGGCCGCGAAGCTGAAGCTGCCCGCCGGCGAGAGCGTGCTCAACGGGGAGCAGGCGCTGGGCTACGTGCGCCTGCGCCACTACGGCGACGGCTCCGACTTCGCGCGGATCAAGCGGCAGCAGGTGGTGGCGCTGGCGTTGCTGCGGAAGGTGCAGCGGCAGGTGATCGCCGACCCGGCGAAGCTCAGGGCCTTCCTCGGCGAGATTCGCCAGGCCGTGCGGACGGACCTGAGCCTGGAGGAGATGTACGAGCTGGGCAGGCAACTCCAGGAGGTCAGGATGAGCGTCGTGGCGGTGCCGTGGCAGCCCCACCCGGACGACCGCAACCGCGTCCAGTGGAAGCAGCCGGAGGCGGGAAGGCTGTTCGCCTCGCTGAAGTAG
- a CDS encoding HAD family hydrolase: MRRRQQTQPEVAGEVAAQAAVTVAPVEPDLRAAAFFDVDNTMMRGASIYHFARGLATRGLFTTSDLFKFAVGQAVFRLRGNENPEHIAVARETALAFVSGAKVDDVVRLGEDIYDEVMADRIWGGTRALAQQHLDAGQRVWLVTATPIELARVIAQRLGLTGALGTVAETSNGVYTGRLVGDLLHGPAKAEAVRALARREGLDLTLCTAYSDSANDLPMLSLVGTAVAINPDSELREHARKHDWQIKDFRTGRKATMTALPIAAGVGAVAGGVAAGIALRRHYRR, encoded by the coding sequence ATGCGACGACGACAGCAGACACAGCCGGAGGTCGCCGGCGAGGTCGCCGCGCAGGCGGCGGTCACCGTCGCCCCTGTCGAGCCGGATCTGCGGGCGGCGGCCTTCTTCGACGTCGACAACACGATGATGCGCGGCGCGTCGATCTACCACTTCGCCAGGGGCCTGGCCACGCGCGGGCTGTTCACGACGTCCGACCTGTTCAAGTTCGCGGTGGGGCAGGCGGTCTTCCGGCTGCGCGGCAACGAGAACCCCGAGCACATCGCGGTGGCCAGGGAGACGGCGCTGGCGTTCGTGTCCGGGGCCAAGGTCGACGACGTGGTGCGCCTCGGCGAGGACATCTACGACGAGGTCATGGCCGACCGCATCTGGGGCGGCACCCGCGCACTCGCCCAGCAGCACCTCGACGCGGGCCAGCGGGTCTGGCTGGTCACCGCCACGCCGATCGAGCTGGCCAGGGTGATCGCGCAGCGGCTCGGCCTGACGGGCGCGCTCGGCACCGTCGCCGAGACCAGCAACGGCGTCTACACCGGGCGGCTGGTCGGCGACCTGCTCCACGGGCCCGCCAAGGCCGAGGCGGTGCGCGCGCTGGCCCGCAGGGAGGGCCTCGACCTGACCCTCTGCACGGCCTACAGCGACTCGGCCAACGACCTGCCGATGTTGTCGCTGGTCGGCACCGCCGTGGCGATCAACCCCGACAGCGAGCTGCGCGAGCACGCCAGGAAGCACGACTGGCAGATCAAGGACTTCCGCACCGGCCGCAAGGCCACGATGACGGCCCTGCCCATCGCGGCCGGCGTGGGCGCCGTGGCGGGCGGCGTGGCGGCGGGCATCGCCCTGCGCCGCCACTACCGCCGCTGA
- a CDS encoding DUF5667 domain-containing protein produces MSRARRRRERVLEQLTELRELPLGGTPGTAFKERLRAELLAGALEAEPEPAGPRGRRHRPRRRPLLSQLAAVGLAAALMVSSFATYQAVPGDSLYPLKRAAETTLVHLSSDEAERGQRELDSAKARAKEVASLLGSSADGPLVRKTLKDMEASTRSGISRLERAEPRSPKIKKFAREQEETVKPMLQELDDDQLAQAEGYLDYIEGLVAPE; encoded by the coding sequence ATGAGTAGGGCGCGCAGGCGGCGCGAACGCGTGCTGGAGCAGCTCACCGAGCTGCGGGAGCTGCCTCTCGGCGGCACTCCCGGCACCGCGTTCAAGGAGCGGCTGCGCGCCGAGCTGCTGGCCGGGGCGCTGGAGGCCGAGCCGGAGCCGGCCGGGCCGCGCGGTCGCCGGCACCGCCCGCGGCGCCGGCCGCTGCTGTCGCAGCTCGCCGCCGTGGGGCTGGCCGCGGCGCTGATGGTCTCCTCCTTCGCGACCTACCAGGCCGTGCCCGGCGACTCGCTGTACCCGCTCAAGCGCGCCGCCGAGACCACGCTCGTGCACCTCAGCTCGGACGAGGCCGAACGCGGCCAGCGCGAGCTGGACTCGGCCAAGGCCCGCGCCAAGGAGGTCGCCAGCCTGCTGGGCTCCTCCGCCGACGGCCCGCTGGTCAGGAAGACGCTCAAGGACATGGAGGCGTCCACGCGCTCGGGCATCAGCCGGCTCGAACGGGCCGAGCCCCGCTCACCGAAGATCAAGAAATTCGCACGGGAGCAGGAGGAGACCGTCAAGCCCATGCTCCAGGAGCTGGACGACGACCAGCTCGCCCAGGCCGAGGGGTATCTCGACTACATCGAGGGGCTGGTCGCCCCTGAGTAG
- a CDS encoding sigma-70 family RNA polymerase sigma factor, with protein MPDSSPFAGLLAPAIAGPARTGEFAVREDVRDEGREDGRGEGREEGDGREDVLEDLRTLVTHAKNGCTQSFGTLYDRYVDLVYRYIYFRVGSHPLAEDLTSETFLRALRRIGDFTWQGRDFGAWLVTIARNLVTDHFKSGRYRLEIPTGEVIDVPLDGSHIPENAVVTAIINDRVLRAVRDLNPEQQECVVLRFLHGLSLAETALIMGKKSGAIKALQFRAVRALARALKHDLA; from the coding sequence ATGCCTGACTCGTCGCCGTTCGCCGGGCTGCTCGCGCCAGCGATCGCTGGACCTGCCCGGACGGGCGAGTTCGCCGTGCGCGAAGACGTGCGTGACGAGGGGCGCGAGGACGGGCGCGGGGAGGGCCGCGAGGAGGGGGACGGTCGCGAGGACGTCCTGGAGGACCTCCGGACGCTGGTGACGCACGCCAAGAACGGATGCACGCAGTCCTTTGGCACGCTCTACGACCGCTACGTGGATCTGGTCTACCGCTACATCTATTTCCGGGTCGGCTCCCACCCGCTGGCGGAGGACCTGACGAGCGAGACGTTCTTGCGGGCACTGCGCAGGATCGGCGACTTCACCTGGCAGGGCCGCGACTTCGGGGCCTGGCTCGTGACCATCGCGAGAAACCTGGTGACCGACCACTTCAAGTCGGGGCGCTACCGGCTGGAGATCCCGACGGGAGAGGTCATCGACGTCCCGCTCGACGGCTCGCACATCCCGGAGAACGCCGTGGTCACGGCCATCATCAACGACCGGGTCCTGCGTGCCGTCCGAGATCTCAATCCCGAACAACAGGAATGCGTCGTCCTGCGCTTCCTGCACGGCCTCTCGCTCGCGGAAACCGCGCTGATCATGGGGAAGAAGAGTGGAGCGATCAAAGCGCTGCAGTTCCGTGCCGTACGGGCGCTGGCCAGGGCCCTCAAGCACGACCTGGCGTAA
- a CDS encoding putative quinol monooxygenase, translated as MGLCLSLGVIGIGYLFGFGGVTFRIYQVTGSLVAPLWLAIGLVQLLSEKVPPRFLAWLLGIALTFVSVVIMVWDPLKTEDMGKSLPAASTHWNVFPGYLLTGAHVVALLVMLAMLVTAGIKWRNGDEYDTDNLHATVVVVPSGLALVGAMRFAVPALFTTALLAVAAAAVWYTVLRPLAPYEDDDEDDFDFDRDERSPRREERSQRRAEPPAALDERQMTPGERPMFRDEVPQRGGRRGMPEPVPVADVPPAPPGPGVPPVPPPPPRRASGLGDLVAEYRAGDEGYRQREVDYAARMSGPLDDGPSTGYIMNGAPPANQPMTPPAPATGAVFPGADLFSPAQQQPAGGRPSPHIYGLLTVFTIVDGAGEAFDRLAEATVEAVRRGEPDTLVYACHAVKSAPLQRIVYELYRDEVAYRDHQRQPHVERFVNERQAMVLATNVIELDVNAAKVVPLPTVTY; from the coding sequence GTGGGTTTGTGCCTGTCACTCGGCGTGATCGGCATCGGCTACCTCTTCGGCTTCGGCGGCGTCACGTTCCGGATCTACCAGGTGACGGGATCGCTGGTGGCGCCGCTCTGGCTGGCCATCGGCCTGGTGCAGCTGCTGTCGGAGAAGGTGCCGCCCAGGTTCCTGGCGTGGCTGCTCGGCATCGCGCTGACCTTCGTGTCCGTCGTGATCATGGTCTGGGACCCGCTGAAGACCGAGGACATGGGCAAGTCCCTGCCCGCCGCCTCGACGCACTGGAACGTCTTCCCCGGCTACCTGCTGACCGGCGCGCACGTGGTCGCGCTGCTCGTCATGCTGGCGATGCTGGTGACGGCCGGGATCAAGTGGCGCAACGGCGACGAGTACGACACCGACAACCTGCACGCGACCGTGGTCGTCGTCCCGTCGGGGCTGGCGCTCGTGGGGGCGATGCGGTTCGCGGTGCCGGCGTTGTTCACCACGGCGCTGCTGGCGGTGGCCGCGGCGGCCGTCTGGTACACCGTGCTGCGGCCGCTGGCGCCGTACGAGGACGACGACGAGGACGACTTCGACTTCGACCGCGACGAGCGCTCCCCGCGCCGGGAGGAGCGCTCTCAGCGCCGCGCGGAGCCTCCCGCCGCGCTGGACGAGCGGCAGATGACGCCGGGCGAGCGCCCGATGTTCCGCGACGAGGTGCCGCAGCGGGGCGGCCGCAGGGGCATGCCGGAGCCCGTGCCGGTGGCCGACGTGCCGCCCGCGCCTCCCGGGCCCGGCGTGCCGCCCGTGCCGCCCCCGCCGCCGCGCCGCGCGTCGGGGCTCGGCGACCTGGTGGCGGAGTACAGGGCGGGCGACGAGGGCTACCGGCAGCGGGAGGTCGACTACGCGGCCCGCATGTCGGGGCCGCTCGACGACGGTCCCTCCACGGGCTACATCATGAACGGCGCCCCGCCCGCGAACCAGCCGATGACGCCCCCCGCCCCCGCGACGGGCGCGGTCTTCCCCGGCGCCGACCTGTTCTCACCCGCCCAGCAGCAGCCGGCCGGCGGCAGGCCCTCGCCGCACATCTACGGCCTGCTCACCGTCTTCACGATCGTGGACGGCGCGGGAGAGGCGTTCGACCGGCTGGCCGAGGCGACCGTCGAGGCCGTGCGCCGGGGCGAGCCCGACACGCTCGTCTACGCCTGCCACGCGGTGAAGTCGGCGCCGCTGCAGCGCATCGTCTACGAGCTCTACCGCGACGAGGTCGCCTACCGCGACCACCAGCGCCAGCCGCACGTGGAGCGGTTCGTCAACGAGCGTCAGGCGATGGTGCTGGCCACCAACGTGATCGAGCTCGACGTGAACGCCGCGAAAGTGGTGCCGCTGCCCACCGTCACGTACTGA
- a CDS encoding glutaredoxin family protein produces the protein MHRITLLGKPGCHLCDDAREVISRVAGELGVPWEEISIESSAELREKYWEMIPVTLIDGVQHDFWRVDEARLRAALST, from the coding sequence ATGCATCGCATCACCTTGCTCGGCAAGCCCGGCTGTCACTTGTGTGACGACGCGCGCGAGGTCATCTCCCGGGTCGCGGGCGAGCTCGGCGTGCCATGGGAGGAGATCAGCATCGAATCCTCGGCCGAGTTGCGGGAGAAGTACTGGGAGATGATCCCGGTCACGCTGATCGACGGGGTGCAGCACGACTTCTGGCGGGTGGACGAGGCCAGGCTGAGGGCCGCCCTCAGTACGTGA
- a CDS encoding redox-sensing transcriptional repressor Rex produces the protein MKSPSQPRDRGIPEATVARLPLYLRALHGMAERGIATVSSEDLAVAAGVNSAKLRKDLSHLGSYGTRGVGYDVEYLVYQISRELGLTQDWAVAIVGVGNLGRALANYGGFVSRGFRVAALVDADPEVVGDTIAGLNVEHIDDLEAVIKRRGVSIVVLATPAAAAQEVCDRVIAVGVTSILNFAPVVLTVPDSVDVRKVDLSIELQILAFHEQRKAGGPLMAVDSQ, from the coding sequence GTGAAGAGCCCGTCCCAGCCCCGTGACCGCGGTATTCCCGAGGCGACGGTCGCCAGGCTTCCGTTGTACCTGCGGGCGCTGCACGGGATGGCCGAGCGGGGCATCGCGACCGTCAGCTCCGAGGACCTGGCCGTCGCCGCCGGCGTCAATTCCGCGAAGTTGCGCAAGGATCTGTCACATCTCGGCTCCTACGGCACGCGCGGCGTAGGGTATGACGTTGAGTACCTCGTCTATCAGATCTCCCGTGAGCTCGGCCTGACGCAAGACTGGGCGGTCGCGATCGTCGGTGTCGGTAACCTCGGCCGCGCGCTGGCCAATTACGGTGGCTTCGTCTCCAGGGGCTTCCGGGTCGCCGCGCTCGTGGACGCCGACCCCGAAGTGGTGGGCGACACCATCGCGGGATTGAATGTGGAGCACATCGACGACCTGGAAGCCGTGATCAAGCGGCGTGGAGTATCGATCGTGGTTCTGGCGACACCGGCGGCAGCGGCGCAGGAAGTGTGCGATCGCGTGATCGCCGTGGGCGTCACCAGCATCCTGAACTTCGCTCCGGTGGTGCTCACCGTGCCCGACAGCGTCGATGTCCGTAAGGTCGATCTATCCATAGAACTGCAGATTCTCGCGTTCCACGAGCAACGCAAGGCTGGGGGGCCACTCATGGCGGTGGACAGTCAATGA
- a CDS encoding glutamyl-tRNA reductase, with amino-acid sequence MSVLAIGLSHRTAPVALLERVSVTGDALVKLLHDVQRDPCVAEAMVVSTCNRVEVYVTVDRFHAAVTAISDLLGVHTGVPVEELTPHLYVHYEERAVEHLFSVVCGLDSMVVGEGQILGQVRQALKLAQRQGTVGATLNELVQQALRVGKRAQTDTGIDKHGASLVTAGLALAGELAGRRALVIGAGSMSSLAAATLARAGVRDIVVANRTYERGARLAESVGGRAVEFAAVADELAGADLVITCTGAGRHVITPGMLSRPAFLLDLALPHDIDPAVRAVPGVTLVDLETIQESGIGSREGDAVQSVRALVAEELRAYLDAERAAKVTPTVVALRSKAAGVVESELGRLLMRVPDLDERARDEVAMTVQRVVDKLLHEPTVRVKQLATCPGGDHYAEALRELFNLDPKVPEAVREVEL; translated from the coding sequence ATGAGTGTTCTGGCTATCGGACTGAGCCACCGCACCGCGCCGGTGGCGCTGCTGGAGCGCGTCTCGGTGACGGGCGACGCACTGGTCAAGCTGCTGCACGACGTGCAGCGCGATCCGTGCGTCGCGGAGGCCATGGTGGTCTCGACCTGCAACCGGGTCGAGGTCTACGTCACGGTCGACCGCTTCCACGCCGCCGTCACCGCCATCAGCGACCTCCTGGGCGTGCACACCGGCGTCCCCGTCGAGGAGCTGACGCCGCACCTCTACGTGCACTACGAGGAGCGGGCCGTCGAGCACCTGTTCTCCGTGGTGTGCGGGCTCGACTCGATGGTGGTCGGCGAGGGCCAGATCCTCGGCCAGGTCCGCCAGGCGCTCAAGCTGGCGCAGCGCCAGGGCACCGTCGGCGCCACCCTCAACGAGCTGGTCCAGCAGGCGCTGCGGGTCGGCAAGCGGGCCCAGACCGACACCGGCATCGACAAGCACGGCGCCTCCCTCGTCACCGCCGGCCTCGCGCTGGCGGGCGAGCTGGCCGGGCGGCGCGCCCTGGTGATCGGCGCGGGCTCGATGAGCTCGCTGGCCGCCGCCACGCTGGCGCGCGCCGGGGTGCGCGACATCGTCGTGGCCAACCGCACGTACGAGCGGGGCGCCCGGCTGGCCGAGTCCGTCGGCGGGCGGGCCGTCGAGTTCGCCGCCGTGGCCGACGAGCTGGCCGGCGCCGATCTCGTCATCACCTGCACCGGCGCGGGGCGCCACGTCATCACGCCCGGCATGCTCAGCCGGCCCGCGTTCCTGCTCGACCTGGCGCTGCCGCACGACATCGACCCCGCCGTACGCGCCGTGCCCGGCGTCACGCTGGTGGACCTGGAGACGATCCAGGAGTCCGGCATCGGCTCGCGCGAGGGCGACGCCGTGCAGTCCGTGCGCGCCCTCGTCGCCGAGGAGCTGCGCGCCTACCTCGACGCCGAGCGCGCCGCCAAGGTCACCCCGACCGTGGTGGCGCTGCGCAGCAAGGCGGCCGGCGTGGTCGAGTCGGAGCTGGGCCGCCTGCTCATGCGCGTGCCCGACCTCGACGAGCGCGCCAGGGACGAGGTCGCCATGACCGTCCAGCGGGTCGTCGACAAGCTGCTCCACGAGCCGACTGTGCGTGTCAAGCAGCTCGCCACCTGCCCAGGGGGCGATCATTATGCGGAAGCCCTGCGTGAGCTGTTCAATCTGGATCCGAAGGTGCCCGAGGCCGTGAGGGAGGTGGAGCTGTGA
- the hemC gene encoding hydroxymethylbilane synthase encodes MTSRSGALRLGTRRSLLATTQSQLVADAYVARTGRAVELVGVTTFGDVTKAHLAQLGGTGVFVSALRDKLIDGEVDFAVHSLKDLPTKQDPRFTLAAIPARHDHRDALVGTHKFADLAPGAKVGTGSPRRVAMLSALRPDLEYVAIRGNADTRIGKVNSGELDAVVLASAGLHRLGRDAEISQIFEVDELLPAPGQGALAVECRADRADVIEFLRVLDDPPTRAAVTAERALLSSLEAGCAAPVGAFAVDDGHTLNLTAVVVSIDGRETVRKSAAGSPSEAANLGRLLAAEMIAEGADRLMGEHSH; translated from the coding sequence GTGACGTCGCGGTCCGGCGCGCTGCGGCTCGGGACCCGCCGCAGTCTCCTGGCGACCACCCAGTCCCAGCTGGTGGCCGACGCCTACGTCGCGCGCACCGGGCGGGCGGTCGAGCTCGTCGGCGTCACGACGTTCGGCGACGTCACCAAGGCCCACCTGGCGCAGCTCGGCGGCACGGGCGTGTTCGTCAGCGCGCTGCGCGACAAGCTCATCGACGGCGAGGTCGACTTCGCCGTCCACTCGCTGAAGGACCTGCCGACCAAGCAGGACCCGCGCTTCACGCTCGCCGCGATCCCGGCCCGGCACGACCACCGCGACGCGCTGGTCGGCACGCACAAGTTCGCCGACCTGGCGCCGGGCGCGAAGGTCGGCACCGGCTCGCCGCGCCGGGTCGCCATGCTGAGTGCGCTGCGCCCCGACCTCGAGTACGTCGCCATCCGCGGCAACGCCGACACGCGCATCGGCAAAGTCAATTCCGGCGAGCTCGACGCGGTCGTGCTCGCCTCCGCCGGGCTGCACCGGCTCGGGCGCGACGCGGAGATCTCGCAGATCTTCGAGGTCGACGAGCTGCTGCCCGCCCCAGGCCAGGGCGCGCTGGCCGTGGAGTGCCGCGCCGACCGCGCCGATGTGATCGAGTTCCTGCGCGTGCTCGACGACCCGCCGACCCGTGCCGCGGTGACCGCCGAACGGGCCCTGCTGTCCAGCTTGGAGGCCGGGTGCGCCGCTCCGGTGGGTGCGTTCGCGGTCGATGACGGGCACACTCTGAACCTGACCGCTGTGGTCGTCTCCATCGACGGCCGCGAAACGGTCCGCAAGTCCGCCGCCGGCTCTCCTTCGGAGGCTGCGAACCTGGGCCGCCTCCTAGCGGCCGAGATGATCGCCGAAGGGGCCGACAGATTGATGGGGGAGCATTCCCATTGA